Proteins encoded within one genomic window of Vicia villosa cultivar HV-30 ecotype Madison, WI unplaced genomic scaffold, Vvil1.0 ctg.001165F_1_1, whole genome shotgun sequence:
- the LOC131633698 gene encoding uncharacterized protein LOC131633698: MFIETRQSRKGKQPNEETQTTIAKLQDSVQDSTESETFKSLFGKEKFGRVRCYGRTITPTMLKRKEEILVIKKQHINEVAGMKREMDGMKALFKTMMKQQNPHMSDEEISNMMATTMDCSNSTTVAPADPHSSVSTHIPYCEEVI, translated from the exons ATGTTCATTGAAACTCGACAAAGTCGAAAAGGAAAACAACCGAATGAGGAAACACAAACTACAATT gctaagcttcaagattcAGTTCAAGACTCTACTGAATCCGAGACATTTAAGTCATTGTTTGGGAAAGAAAAATTTGGACGAGTTCGTTGCTATGGAAGAACAATAACACCAACCATgctgaaaagaaaagaagaaattctGGTTATTAAAAAGCAGCATATTAATGAAGTGGCTGGCATGAAGAGGGAGATGGATGGTATGAAGGCACTATTTAAGACCATGATGAAGCAACAAAACCCACATATGAGTGATGAGGAGATCTCTAATATGATGGCAACTACTATGGACTGTTCCAATAGTACTACTGTTGCTCCTGCTGATCCACATTCGTCTGTATCAACTCATATTCCTTATTGTGAAGAG GTTATTTAG